Proteins found in one Aspergillus chevalieri M1 DNA, chromosome 2, nearly complete sequence genomic segment:
- a CDS encoding uncharacterized protein (COG:S;~EggNog:ENOG410PKIA;~InterPro:IPR028942;~PFAM:PF15612) yields the protein MSSLSDSDLSSLSSAPPTDDENAPMAVDEPVGITKYFKKESETPPPKREPSPPHEYVLADNPDIAFIVMFRARFHEVFPRSTPHCGPQDIERGAVESPPGDYIERLLCALLGLVLNRKKDVERNHYQRPLEEAVQTHASQWPKAWQGKNPLHGGRNFASMEPNERLLLLKSLILWALSSSEAVQAKIKESYKQARHDDDLNQPLSVQPWGRDGLKRRYWLIEGMDDTHFRLYREGNPALKNVTWWSVAGSIPELQGFADKLGEDKSTHSKKLSERIKNSIPRFEGSEEKRKRRDYRIARKAAFSRPEPGFSLYEGRTRGKKLKYTYSEDEEIFSDDQPTTRRSTRNASGTATPAEAAGPRFTASGRQIRSRAGGLYGEALLANQRDDAADEEDTGRPQRTRTTRTNGYAGYDIDIGFEGGQSSENEWQGGDDEEEEDNDFEGDDEEESSGDESVANGETPSLVVQLRYGKGRASNGSEAADHSGDHSGKQPSTSTQQESGVNGNEPTDTAQDTNTQMQLDDIPAAAGQSLKSQKEQPSGFNQGPHVTSVSQPAAVGSETG from the exons ATGTCCTCTCTTTCAGACTCAGACCTGTCATCGCTATCGTCAGCGCCTCCTACTGACGATGAAAATGCCCCTATGGCCGTCGATGAGCCTGTTGGCATCACCAAGTACTTCAAGAAGGAATCCGAAACTCCGCCGCCGAAACGGGAACCCTCACCACCGCACGAATATGTGCTCGCAGACAATCCGGACATTGCT TTCATAGTGATGTTTCGCGCGCGTTTCCACGAAGTGTTTCCCCGATCGACGCCTCACTGCGGCCCGCAAGATATTGAGCGAGGAGCTGTGGAATCACCACCAGGAGATTATATTGAGAGATTGTTATGTGCATTGTTGGGCTTGGTATTGAACAGAAAGAAGGATGTTGA GCGAAATCACTACCAACGCCCtctggaagaagcagttcAAACACATGCGTCTCAATGGCCCAAGGCTTGGCAAGGCAAGAACCCCCTTCATGGAGGACGCAACTTTGCGTCTATGGAACCGAACGAACGG TTGCTACTGCTTAAATCGTTGATCCTCTGGGCTCTTTCCTCCTCTGAAGCCGTCCAAGCGAAGATCAAAGAATCCTACAAACAAGCGCGCCACGATGATGACCTGAATCAGCCTCTCTCCGTGCAACCCTGGGGCCGCGATGGCCTTAAGCGTCGATACTGGCTTATCGAAGGCATGGACGATACACACTTTAGGTTATACCGGGAGGGTAACCCTGCGCTGAAGAACGTTACTTGGTGGAGTGTTGCAGGAAGCATTCCCGAGCTGCAGGGCTTCGCCGACAAGCTTGGAGAGGACAAGAGTACCCATTCGAAAAAGCTCAGCGAGAGAATTAAGAATTCCATCCCTCGGTTCGAGGGTTCCGAGGAG AAACGTAAGCGACGCGACTACAGAATTGCGCGCAAAGCTGCCTTTTCTCGACCGGAACCAGGTTTCTCACTCTACGAGGGTCGTACTCGCGGAAAGAAGCTTAAATACACATActctgaagatgaggagatcTTTTCTGATGATCAACCCACAACGCGAAGATCCACTCGAAACGCCTCCGGTACCGCCACCCCTGCAGAAGCCGCCGGTCCTCGGTTTACAGCAAGCGGGAGGCAAATTCGAAGTCGTGCTGGGGGTCTGTATGGTGAAGCCCTGCTCGCTAATCAACGCGATGACGCAGCAGATGAGGAAGACACTGGCAGACCTCAAAGAACCAGGACTACTCGCACAAACGGATATGCTGGCTACGACATAGATATCGGCTTTGAAGGAGGACAGTCCAGCGAAAACGAGTGGCAGGGtggcgacgatgaagaagaagaggataatGATTTTGAaggcgatgatgaggaggaatcGAGCGGAGACGAGTCAGTAGCTAACGGCGAGACCCCAAGTCTCGTGGTGCAGCTTCGGTATGGGAAGGGCAGAGCCTCGAACGGTTCAGAGGCAGCAGACCACTCCGGTGACCACTCCGGTAAACAGCCTTCTACTTCTACTCAGCAGGAATCCGGTGTAAACGGAAATGAACCTACGGATACGGCACAGGATACTAATACCCAGATGCAACTGGATGACATACCAGCGGCAGCGGGACAATCACTTAAATCTCAAAAGGAACAACCCAGCGGCTTCAACCAAGGTCCTCATGTCACATCCGTTAGTCaacctgctgctgttggcTCCGAGACAGGCTAG